From Quercus lobata isolate SW786 chromosome 1, ValleyOak3.0 Primary Assembly, whole genome shotgun sequence, one genomic window encodes:
- the LOC115977611 gene encoding uncharacterized protein At1g08160-like, producing MQNPSRPAPAVGYPPANGYPPPQTGAAYPYNAPYYPNQPYAPPYNNQPYRASSSRAFVRTFLIAMIVVFISMGVIIFILWLVLRPRLPEFRIDSLSLTNFSTSNTSVSGNWNARFSAYNPNKKLSIYYDAVDSMLFCRTEFVAETRIPPFKQSKRNQTFVDASFAARDAYVERRALGDINADRTRGTLYFNVKLLARAEFKTGGWRARNKIVRVWCQSLPVSISSSNTSASGSGKLGAPKDCQVGL from the coding sequence ATGCAAAACCCTTCGAGACCAGCGCCGGCGGTGGGCTACCCACCCGCAAACGGTTACCCTCCGCCGCAAACCGGCGCCGCTTACCCTTACAACGCGCCTTACTACCCGAACCAACCCTACGCGCCGCCGTACAACAACCAGCCCTACCGCGCGTCGTCGTCACGCGCCTTCGTGCGCACCTTCCTCATAGCGATGATCGTCGTCTTCATATCCATGGGCGTGATCATCTTCATCCTCTGGCTCGTCCTCCGCCCTCGCCTCCCTGAGTTCCGAATCGACTCGCTCTCCCTCACCAACTTCTCCACCTCCAACACCTCCGTCTCCGGCAACTGGAACGCCCGGTTCTCCGCCTACAACCCTAACAAGAAGCTCTCCATCTACTACGACGCCGTTGACTCCATGCTCTTCTGCAGGACCGAGTTCGTCGCCGAGACCCGAATCCCTCCCTTCAAACAGTCCAAGCGGAACCAAACCTTCGTCGACGCTTCCTTCGCCGCCAGAGACGCCTACGTGGAAAGAAGGGCGCTCGGCGACATCAACGCGGACAGGACACGTGGCACGCTCTATTTCAACGTGAAGCTTCTGGCTAGGGCTGAATTCAAAACTGGTGGTTGGAGAGCGAGGAATAAGATTGTTAGGGTTTGGTGCCAATCTTTGCCTGtttctatctcttcctcaaatACCAGTGCCTCCGGGTCAGGGAAGCTCGGGGCACCAAAGGATTGCCAGGTTGGTCTGTGA